From a single Osmerus eperlanus chromosome 8, fOsmEpe2.1, whole genome shotgun sequence genomic region:
- the mia3 gene encoding transport and Golgi organization protein 1 homolog isoform X3 — protein sequence MAAHKTYLLVFFVFAHTLNSKASVERRFSDFKRCADEECSMLLCRGKAVRDFYGIDCRFLTFKEGETIYVYYKLSGKKTDVWAGSVGSRFGYFPKELLAINHIYTEKEFEIPAEETDFVCFETGLDKFDNYDMDSLLRASLSSSGENHRDNIVDQNTSPDRTTVEVESSRVVTLIEGDQIESDISPVIDEDSLFGELKRGSELADTAPSDLSWSESESWTNPTLDTKTVESEAIDSEHGKTKDSPPDPEDENLTQNESLLENQATVFSEGRPIPELKTTLGTTFDAVTSDDEETEKVTSYEEMSEKVDHPSYAESGFPREIPLLSLPDESSVLEQKDTLPSEQAEEEDSYLDTHQDEQASEDKTMWTTLGDKVFAIVSGGPRTANVPDSEEEDEDEEEIVSETTLKNPSHTQQEFEIRKGQQDPEETSMSGEHSVEDSNQLKSVMSDRPDSPSLFHIDEQRSAEQTENVLADSLTFPTTENPADLNTVSERNTKELDDKDVVKTTNEESHKELPLENEEMKKDTLTDYSEQKETKFRRFNEHLIIDWKKDAPKDFPGVDEALNLDEAPGVDDAPGPEEAPGPEEATGPEEAPGPEEGLGPEEEPGPEEGPGPEEGPGPEEGPGPEEGPGPEEGPGPEEGPGPEEAPGPEEEPGLEEGPGPEEGPGLEKEPGPEEAPDPEEAPGLEEEGEELLEDENAALSTSKMEPIEIQGVDEHEKLKEIESMNIEPEIASGHLDLNQYDTDVKTKPDKPEMYNDAENTDPDQIVMPLTEEKQEYSDSVLRLTLLRDHFKEEDMERFQKFLGLKNLFKVEALFSDLEEELKAVRLSQSDNSEDIEKVLEGILEASEMPILDDIERMLDSRDNNADLQQRDTSMFDEEASILDDFQELAFTLRQKYSAISDSAPLAKERQSSTRTDIAYAIAEEENIPNSAADSDTVNLTMSENQQKNASEELSHDEIQNSADIDEDGGHFNRNKDNQLNFKDTEEMQVPQRILDNAFDIGLGVETEQPSSGSLKSTSASHLNEEGPPTSKPAYAYMQNLLSVLFQNWGKVVDLMISNLPEEWNPGPTCMGFPWVPVLTTVFLGCITTMCFIWKSILIVRRTEYLVEEKDIQKHLDEVTKENTAVLAKVEELKTQREHLRNQQKMSKESADSALERVKELEIALKEVESHNELLVEECDSIMQTFDGERAKYLAHVDKSANYEKNISKLQHSMKKTQDALAKSKVLMEESKIREDARNTLHQCLQRDHTTLKEENSSLKNTAKDLEEKTHQLCEQIKVFIKSQKEYEDTIAQKDHSNEVLTELLVDLEAYDLQKSDTKAVANGEAGTVADRASSMKKRIKQLMDVSQVQTTLSVVEEERNRFQTKLQNEEKDRKALEEKYRELEHDSTSLKSEKSLIENQLKILQQKYEIMTEMYQQKEISLQRRLTDEELERRDKEMKLSEVDGRALEAEQEVKIYRQRIKEMEEEVKKTEKALKVQIAEQERKAHENWVAANTAERSLSQEKTLRRNLHERLASLSNQLNDLRASNSGQPAVRCGDSYGPSPVSGGAPSPPLMIEGPGRPLSAPIGRRIDSYGHRPPFEKHTVPNRSDPGPRTSSPTNMEDLSSRPQGPGSFLESPIRDPGPLSHGPPPPGPRLPPPPPFAHGYRPPPPSHLAPGIRQANGTEGMPSAEFRYRPPPNGHPAMMGTRHGPLLGPGPMRFPSNIPHHPGPVFGGGPPGPYPPYQQDLRFPGPWDYGVPPQQLPPGTGPPPPQDGRPLAAQGSQDLPGGPQPSGGQGQDCISQQAAAQDPVRSTMSEP from the exons ATGGCAGCACATAAAACATACCTAttagttttttttgtatttgcaCATACTTTAAATTCTAAGGCCTCTGTGGAAAGACGATTTTCCGACTTTAAAAGATGCGCCGACGAGGAGTGCAGCA TGCTCCTATGCCGGGGGAAGGCTGTCAGGGACTTCTATGGAATCGACTGTCGTTTCCTGACTttcaaggagggagagacaatatATGTCTACTATAAACTATCTGGCAAAAAGACGGATGTATGGGCAGGCAGT GTTGGCAGTCGCTTTGGCTATTTCCCAAAGGAACTTTTGGCAATAAACCATATATACACTGAAAAGGAATTTGAGATACCTGCCGAG GAAACAGACTTTGTGTGCTTTGAAACTGGACTCGACAAGTTTGACAACTACGATATGGATTCCTTGCTGAGAGCCTCCCTATCGTCATCAGGGGAGAACCACAGGGACAACATTGTAGATCAAAACACAAGTCCAGATAGGACCACTGTTGAAGTTGAGTCATCCCGCGTAGTAACTTTGATAGAAGGCGATCAAATTGAGAGCGACATCTCTCCAGTTATTGATGAGGACAGCTTGTTTGGTGAGTTAAAGAGGGGCAGTGAACTAGCTGATACTGCTCCTTCAGACTTATCTTGGTCTGAGTCTGAATCATGGACAAACCCAACTTTAGACACAAAGACAGTGGAATCTGAAGCCATTGACTCAGAGCATGGTAAAACCAAAGATTCTCCCCCAGATCCCGAGGATGAAAATCTGACCCAAAATGAGTCTCTTTTAGAAAATCAAGCTACGGTATTTTCAGAAGGTAGACCTATACCTGAATTGAAAACCACACTTGGAACTACATTTGATGCTGTCACTTCTGATGATGAGGAAACTGAGAAGGTTACTTCTTATGAAGAGATGAGTGAAAAAGTAGACCATCCTTCTTATGCTGAAAGTGGGTTCCCAAGAGAAATTCCATTACTGTCTCTCCCTGATGAAAGTTCTGTTTTGGAACAAAAGGACACTTTGCCATCTGAGcaagcagaggaagaggacagtTATCTGGACACACATCAGGATGAACAGGCCTCAGAGGACAAGACCATGTGGACAACACTCGGGGACAAAGTTTTTGCAATTGTTAGTGGAGGACCAAGAACAGCTAATGTGCCTGAttcagaggaggaagatgaagacGAGGAAGAGATTGTGTCAGAAACCACTCTAAAGAAcccttctcacacacaacaaGAATTTGAGATAAGGAAAGGACAGCAGGATCCAGAGGAGACAAGCATGTCTGGTGAGCACAGTGTTGAAGACTCAAATCAGTTGAAATCAGTAATGAGCGACAGACCTGATAGCCCATCATTATTTCATATTGATGAGCAAAGATCCGCTGAACAGACTGAAAATGtcttagcagactctcttaccTTTCCAACAACTGAAAACCCAGCTGATCTAAATACTGTCTCTGAGAGAAATACCAAGGAATTGGACGACAAGGATGTAGTCAAAACCACAAATGAGGAAAGCCATAAAGAATTGCCTCTAGAAAACGAGGAAATGAAAAAGGATACACTCACAGATTATTCTGAACAGAAAGAAACAAAATTCAGACGATTCAATGAACACTTGATCATTGATTGGAAGAAAGATGCACCAAAGGACTTTCCAGGCGTGGATGAGGCTCTAAATCTGGATGAGGCCCCAGGTGTGGATGACGCACCAGGCCCAGAGGAGGCACCAGGCCCAGAAGAGGCAACAGGCCCAGAGGAGGCACCAGGCCCCGAGGAAGGACTAGGCCCGGAGGAGGAACCAGGACCCGAGGAGGGACCAGGCCCAGAGGAGGGACCAGGCCCGGAGGAGGGACCAGGCCCAGAGGAGGGACCAGGCCCGGAGGAGGGACCAGGCCCGGAGGAGGGACCAGGCCCGGAGGAGGCACCAGGCCCGGAGGAGGAaccaggtctggaggagggacCAGGACCCGAGGAGGGACCAGGTCTAGAGAAGGAACCAGGCCCCGAGGAGGCACCAGACCCGGAGGAGGCACCAGGTCTAGAGGAAGAAGGTGAAGAACTCCTTGAGGATGAGAATGCAGCCCTCTCAACATCCAAGATGGAACCCATTGAAATCCAAGGTGTGGATGAACATGAGAAACTCAAAGAAATTGAATCTATGAATATTGAACCTGAGATTGCGAGTGGTCATTTGGACTTAAACCAATATGACACAGATGTAAAAACAAAACCAGACAAGCCTGAGATGTACAATGATGCAGAAAACACAGACCCTGACCAGATTGTAATGCCTTTAACAGAAGAAAAGCAAGAATACAGTGACAGTGTTTTAAGGTTGACTCTGCTTCGAGACCACTTTaaggaggaggacatggagcgATTTCAAAAGTTTCTGGGTCTCAAGAACCTCTTCAAGGTGGAGGCATTGTTCTCTGATTTGGAGGAAGAATTGAAAGCTGTTCGCCTCTCTCAGAGTGACAACAGTGAGGACATTGAAAAGGTGCTGGAGGGTATTCTGGAAGCCTCAGAGATGCCAATCCTTGATGACATAGAGAGAATGCTGGATAGCCGGGATAATAATGCTGACCTTCAACAGAGGGACACCAGTATGTTTGATGAGGAGGCATCCATCTTGGATGACTTCCAGGAACTAGCATTCACCCTCCGTCAGAAGTACTCTGCAATCAGCGACAGTGCTCCCTTGGCAAAGGAGAGACAATCAAGCACTCGTACAG ACATAGCTTATGCTATAGCGGAAGAGGAAAATATTCCAAATTCTGCTGCAGACTCAGACACTGTCAACTTGACCATGTCGGAGAACCAACAGAAGAATGCATCTGAGGAGTTAAGCCATGATGAAATTCAAAACTCAGCAGACATAGACGAGGACGGAGGGCACTTTAACAGAAACAAAGACAATCAGCTAAATTTCAAAGATACAGAGGAAATGCAGGTTCCTCAACGCATTCTTGACAATGCTTTTGACATCGGACTTGGTGTTGAGACAGAGCAACCATCTTCAG GATCTTTGAAATCAACATCAGCTTCTCATTTAAACGAGGAAGGACCACCTACATCTAAACCAGCCTATGCTTACATGCAAAATCTCCTCAGTGTGCTCTTTCAAAATTGGGGAAAAGTCGTTGATTTG ATGATTTCTAACCTGCCAGAAGAATGGAATCCAGGTCCAACATGTATGGGGTTTCCCTGGGTTCCTGTGTTGACCACTGTATTTTTAGGGTGCATCACCACTATGTGTTTCATATGGAAGAGCATTCTGATA GTGAGGCGCACGGAATACCTTG TGGAGGAAAAAGACATCCAGAAACATCTAGACGAAGTAACCAAAGAAAACACTGCTGTCCTTGCAAAAGTTGAAGAGTTGAAGACACAG CGCGAACACCTCCGAAACCAGCAAAAAATGTCAAAGGAATCAGCTGACTCGGCCCTAGAAAGGGTAAAAGAACTTGAG ATTGCTCTGAAGGAGGTTGAATCACATAATGAACTGCTGGTTGAGGAATGTGACTCAATAATGCAAACATTTGATGGTGAAAGGGCAAAGTATTTGGCCCATGTGGACAAG TCGGCAAATTATGAAAAAAACATCTCTAAGCTGCAACACAGTATGAAGAAGACACAGGATGCTCTCGCTAAG TCCAAAGTTCTTATGGAGGAGTCAAAGATCAGAGAAGATGCTCGCAACACCCTGCACCAGTGTCTCCAGAGGGATCACACCACCCTCAAGGAGGAGAACAGCTCA CTGAAAAACACAGCCAAAGATTTGGAAGAAAAAACCCACCAATTGTGCGAACAAATAAAAGTGTTTATCAAGTCCCAGAAAGAATATGAGGACACCATCGCTCAAAAGGATCATAGCAATGAG GTCCTGACAGAGCTGCTGGTCGACCTGGAGGCCTACGACCTGCAGAAGAGCGACACCAAAGCTGTGGCTAATGGTGAAGCCGGCACCG TTGCCGATCGAGCCAGCTCCATGAAGAAGAGAATCAAGCAGCTGATGGATGTTTCTCAG GTTCAAACCACCCTGTCTGTTGTGGAGGAGGAGCGCAACCGGTTCCAAACCAAACTGCAGAACGAGGAGAAGGATCGGAAAGCTCTAGAAG AAAAATACAGGGAGCTGGAACACGACTCCACGTCCTTGAAAAGCGAGAAGAGCCTGATCGAAAACCAGCTAAAAATCCTCCAACAGAAGTACGAGATCATGACCGAGATGTACCAGCAGAAGGAGATCTCCCTCCAGAG ACGCCTGACTGATGAGGAACTGGAGCGTCGCGACAAGGAGATGAAGCTCTCCGAGGTGGACGGGAGGGCCCTGGAAGCAGAGCAGGAAGTGAAGATCTACCGGCAGAGAAtcaaggagatggaggaggaggtgaagaaaaCTGAGAAGGCCCTCAAAGTCCAG ATCGCTGAGCAGGAGCGGAAGGCTCATGAGAACTGG GTTGCTGCCAACACTGCTGAGCGAAGCCTGTCTCAGGAGAAGACTTTGAGGAGGAATCTCCATGAGAG acttgcctctctctccaaccaaCTGAACGATCTCCGTGCATCCAACTCTGGCCAGCCTGCTGTCCGATGTG GTGACTCGTACGGGCCCTCTCCTGTGAGCGGAGgagccccatctcctcctctaatGATAGAGGGCCCTGGGCGGCCCCTGTCCGCCCCCATTGGGCGCAGGATTGACTCCTACG GGCATCGGCCTCCATTTGAGAAACACACAGTGCCTAACCGTTCAG ATCCTGGCCCACggacctcctctcccaccaaTATGGAGGATTTG AGCTCCAGACCGCAGGGACCCGGATCGTTCCTGGAGTCTCCCATTAGGGACCCAGGCCCCCTGTCACACGGGCCTCCCCCCCCAGGGCCGcgactccccccacctcccccctttgCACATGGCTACcgtccccctccaccttcccatcTGGCCCCTGGGATAAGACAGGCCAATGGGACTGAGGGAATGCCCAGTGCGGAGTTCCGGTACAGACCTCCTCCTAACGGACACCCAGCGATGATGGGAACCCGCCACGGGCCTCTTCTGGGTCCGGGTCCCATGCGCTTTCCTTCCAACATCCCACATCATCCAG gcCCAGTGTTTGGAGGAGGCCCCCCAGGTCCATATCCCCCCTACCAACAGGACCTGCGCTTCCCTGGACCGTGGGATTAcggtgtccctccccagcagctGCCCCCTGGAACTGGCCCACCCCCTCCTCAGGATGGCAGACCGCTGGCTGCTCAAGGCTCCCAGGACCTCCCTGGGGGTCCCCAGCCCAGTGGAGGCCAGGGGCAGGACTGCATATCCCAGCAGGCAGCAGCCCAGGATCCAGTCAGGTCAACCATGTCTGAGCCTTGA